In Gemmatimonadetes bacterium SCN 70-22, a single genomic region encodes these proteins:
- a CDS encoding glutamate synthase, with the protein MGPTDVSNPRYYHKVVDCQWACPAHTNVPGYLRLIAQGRYDDSYLVNRQSNVFPGILGRTCDRPCEPACRRGRVEEKPVAICRLKRVAADNRGDIRDRLPKAPERKNGKRVALVGAGPASLTVANDLLPLGYDVTIYEKNAQPGGLMRVNIPAFRLPASVLDEECGYIIDMGANMRYGTPVESMQSLLAEGYDAIFVGSGAPKGKELDVPGRWDAPSQVHIGIEWLANVHFGHIDRIGERVLIIGVGNTAMDCCRTAKRVGATDVKVIARRGRKYFKASPWELEDAEEEHVQIVENHAPKRFVVENGTLVGLEFEQLQWTEDAAGRQVSTVIGTVVMPCDAVILAIGQDNAFPWIERDIGIEFDAKGMPVVDRTTHASTKPGVFFGGDAAWGPENIIWAVAHGHAAAISMDLHCQGMPVGERPAEGMTLVSAKMGMHSWAYENDYDPARRAKMQHEALEKRFADIGVEVELGYTPEQAAREVQRCLNCDIQTHFTAPLCIECDACVDICPTNCLTITTNSSPVDELRARLSAPALNLAQELLVSPALPQTKRVMVKDEDVCLHCGLCAERCPTAAWDMRIFDLQLPYAGQVAR; encoded by the coding sequence ATGGGTCCTACCGACGTTTCGAATCCCCGCTACTACCATAAAGTCGTGGACTGCCAGTGGGCCTGTCCGGCTCACACGAATGTCCCCGGTTACCTGCGCCTCATCGCGCAGGGGCGCTACGACGACTCGTACCTCGTCAACCGCCAATCGAACGTCTTCCCGGGCATCCTGGGCCGGACGTGCGACCGCCCGTGCGAGCCGGCGTGCCGTCGTGGGCGGGTGGAGGAGAAGCCGGTCGCGATCTGCCGCTTGAAGCGGGTGGCGGCCGACAACCGCGGCGACATTCGCGACCGCCTTCCCAAGGCGCCGGAGCGGAAGAACGGCAAGCGTGTCGCGCTGGTGGGGGCGGGGCCGGCGTCGCTGACCGTGGCCAACGATCTCCTGCCGCTCGGCTATGACGTCACCATCTACGAGAAGAATGCGCAGCCCGGCGGCTTGATGCGGGTGAACATCCCCGCCTTCCGCCTTCCGGCGAGCGTCCTCGACGAGGAGTGCGGCTACATCATCGACATGGGGGCGAACATGCGGTACGGCACCCCGGTCGAGAGCATGCAGTCGCTCCTGGCCGAGGGGTATGACGCGATCTTCGTCGGGAGCGGGGCGCCCAAGGGGAAGGAGCTCGACGTCCCCGGGCGTTGGGATGCCCCGAGCCAGGTGCACATCGGGATCGAGTGGCTCGCGAACGTGCACTTCGGGCACATCGACCGGATCGGCGAGCGGGTGCTGATCATCGGTGTGGGGAACACGGCGATGGACTGCTGCCGCACGGCCAAGCGCGTCGGGGCCACGGACGTGAAGGTCATCGCGCGCCGCGGCCGCAAGTACTTCAAGGCGTCGCCGTGGGAGCTGGAGGACGCCGAGGAGGAGCACGTCCAGATCGTCGAGAACCATGCGCCGAAGCGCTTCGTGGTCGAGAACGGCACGCTGGTCGGGCTGGAATTCGAGCAGCTGCAATGGACCGAGGACGCGGCGGGGAGGCAGGTGAGCACGGTGATCGGCACGGTGGTGATGCCGTGCGACGCGGTCATCCTGGCCATCGGGCAGGACAACGCCTTCCCCTGGATCGAGCGTGACATCGGGATCGAGTTCGATGCCAAGGGGATGCCGGTGGTGGACCGGACGACGCACGCGAGCACGAAGCCGGGGGTCTTCTTCGGCGGGGATGCGGCCTGGGGGCCGGAGAACATCATCTGGGCCGTGGCGCACGGGCATGCGGCGGCGATCTCGATGGACCTGCACTGCCAGGGGATGCCGGTCGGCGAGCGTCCGGCCGAGGGGATGACGCTGGTGAGCGCCAAGATGGGGATGCACAGCTGGGCCTACGAGAACGACTATGACCCGGCCCGGCGGGCCAAGATGCAGCACGAGGCGTTGGAGAAGCGCTTCGCCGACATCGGGGTGGAGGTGGAGCTGGGCTACACGCCCGAGCAGGCGGCCCGCGAGGTGCAGCGCTGCCTCAATTGCGACATCCAGACGCACTTCACGGCGCCGCTCTGCATCGAGTGCGATGCGTGCGTCGACATCTGTCCCACGAACTGCCTGACGATCACGACGAACAGCAGCCCGGTCGACGAGCTGCGCGCGCGCCTCTCGGCGCCGGCGCTCAACCTGGCCCAGGAGCTCCTCGTCTCGCCCGCGCTGCCGCAGACGAAGCGCGTGATGGTGAAGGACGAGGACGTCTGCCTGCACTGCGGTCTCTGCGCGGAGCGGTGCCCGACGGCGGCGTGGGACATGCGCATCTTCGACCTCCAACTTCCGTATGCCGGTCAGGTGGCCCGATGA
- a CDS encoding ferredoxin oxidoreductase, whose translation MSGINDFAFKIGTVNGTGSASANSLLMQAIFRMGIPVTGKNIFPSNIQGLPTWYEIRVSKDGYTARPSEVDLVVALNPATHARDVASVRPGGYLLYDSSWPMEPDLVREGITVLGVPFGKMCVEAFERDRDRTLLRNIAYAGALAALLDIDMGVVGQMLTEKFAKKPRLLDANHTAIHLGYDYAKANFECPLPFHLQKMDATGDAILIDGNTACALGAVYAGATVGAWYPITPATALMEAFKGFCEKFRVDKETGLHTYAILQAEDELAAAGIVIGAGWAGARAFTNTSGPGISLMQEFIGLAYYTDIPAVFFDVQRCGPATGMPTRTQQADLISLAYASHGDTKHLVLFPANPRECFEMAVESFDLAERFQTPVFVASDLDIGMNDWMVKRLDWDDSYRPDRGKVLDAEALAKVQKFSRYLDVDGDGIAARTLPGVGGKGAYFVRGSGHDKHAAYTEDSDAYQEVVDRLKRKFAHAATVMPGPALHRRPGAEVGLVTIGGCDAAVREAGDILAAQGIAADVMRIKAFPFGEEVRQFLGTHEHTFVIEQNRDAQLRSLLAIELGIPRDDMVPILDYGGMPLTAKVVVDAVAAHLAGVPA comes from the coding sequence ATGAGCGGGATCAACGACTTTGCGTTCAAGATAGGGACGGTCAACGGCACGGGGTCGGCGAGTGCCAACAGCCTCCTCATGCAGGCCATCTTCCGCATGGGCATCCCCGTCACGGGGAAGAACATCTTTCCGTCGAACATCCAGGGGTTGCCCACCTGGTACGAGATCCGGGTGAGCAAGGACGGCTACACCGCGCGTCCCTCGGAGGTGGACCTCGTGGTGGCCCTGAATCCGGCGACCCATGCGCGCGACGTGGCGTCCGTGCGTCCGGGGGGCTACCTGCTGTACGACTCGTCGTGGCCGATGGAGCCCGACCTGGTGCGCGAGGGGATCACCGTCCTCGGGGTGCCGTTCGGGAAGATGTGCGTGGAGGCCTTCGAGCGGGACCGCGACCGGACGCTGCTGCGCAACATCGCGTATGCGGGCGCGCTGGCCGCCCTCCTCGACATCGACATGGGCGTCGTGGGGCAGATGCTCACCGAGAAGTTCGCGAAGAAGCCGCGCCTGCTCGATGCGAACCACACGGCGATCCACCTCGGCTACGACTACGCCAAGGCCAACTTCGAATGCCCGCTGCCGTTCCACCTCCAGAAAATGGATGCGACCGGTGACGCGATCCTGATCGACGGGAACACGGCGTGCGCACTGGGCGCGGTGTATGCCGGGGCGACGGTCGGGGCGTGGTACCCGATCACCCCGGCCACCGCGCTGATGGAGGCGTTCAAGGGCTTCTGCGAGAAGTTCCGCGTGGACAAGGAGACGGGGCTCCACACCTACGCCATCCTGCAGGCCGAGGACGAGCTGGCGGCCGCGGGGATCGTGATCGGGGCGGGGTGGGCCGGCGCGCGCGCCTTCACGAACACGTCGGGGCCGGGGATCTCGCTGATGCAGGAGTTCATCGGGCTGGCGTACTACACGGACATTCCCGCCGTCTTCTTCGACGTGCAGCGGTGTGGCCCGGCGACGGGGATGCCGACGCGGACGCAGCAGGCGGACCTGATCTCGCTGGCCTATGCCTCGCACGGCGACACGAAGCACCTGGTCCTCTTCCCGGCCAACCCGCGCGAGTGCTTCGAGATGGCGGTGGAGTCGTTCGACCTGGCCGAGCGGTTCCAGACGCCGGTGTTCGTGGCGTCGGACCTCGACATCGGGATGAACGACTGGATGGTGAAGCGGCTGGACTGGGATGATTCGTATCGTCCCGACCGCGGGAAGGTGCTGGACGCGGAGGCCTTGGCGAAGGTGCAGAAGTTCTCGCGGTACCTCGACGTGGATGGCGACGGCATCGCGGCGCGCACGCTCCCCGGCGTGGGAGGGAAGGGGGCGTACTTCGTGCGCGGCTCCGGGCACGACAAGCATGCGGCGTACACCGAGGATTCGGATGCGTACCAGGAAGTGGTCGACCGCCTCAAGCGCAAGTTCGCGCATGCGGCGACGGTGATGCCGGGGCCGGCGCTTCACCGTCGGCCGGGGGCCGAGGTGGGGCTGGTGACCATCGGCGGGTGCGACGCCGCCGTGCGCGAGGCGGGAGACATCCTGGCGGCGCAGGGGATTGCCGCCGACGTGATGCGCATCAAGGCCTTCCCGTTCGGCGAGGAGGTTCGCCAGTTCCTTGGCACGCACGAGCACACCTTCGTGATCGAGCAGAACCGGGACGCGCAGCTGCGGTCGCTGCTGGCGATCGAGCTCGGCATCCCGCGCGACGACATGGTTCCGATCCTCGACTACGGCGGCATGCCGCTCACCGCGAAGGTCGTGGTGGACGCCGTCGCCGCCCATCTTGCCGGAGTACCCGCATGA
- a CDS encoding 2-oxoglutarate ferredoxin oxidoreductase subunit beta: protein MTSIAKPPVRHPSSRTNGLGLTLRDYEGAMSTLCAGCGHDSVTAALVQAAWELELAPHRAAKMSGIGCSSKTTAYFMRQSHGFNAVHGRMPSVTSGAAAANRDLTYIGISGDGDSLSIGLGQLSHAIRRNVNMLYVLENNGVYGLTKGQFSASADIGSTSKKGEANEQAPIDPVLLALTLGATFVARSFSGDKKQLVPILKAGIAHKGFALVDVISPCVSFNDHEGSTKSYAYTREHEVEVVHADFVPLRREITLPDTSEEVAVVQLHDGGSVRLRATAPDHDPTDRDSAYAHVRACQARNEIATGLLFVDESGRDMHDMLRTVPTPLIDVPFERLCPGKAALDALMERYR from the coding sequence ATGACCTCGATCGCGAAGCCTCCCGTCAGGCACCCCAGCTCGCGCACCAACGGGCTTGGCCTCACCCTGCGCGATTACGAGGGGGCGATGTCGACGCTGTGCGCCGGGTGCGGGCACGACTCGGTCACGGCGGCGCTCGTGCAGGCGGCGTGGGAACTCGAGCTGGCGCCGCATCGCGCGGCGAAGATGAGCGGGATCGGGTGTTCGTCGAAGACGACCGCCTACTTCATGCGCCAGTCGCACGGCTTCAATGCCGTGCACGGGCGCATGCCGTCGGTGACGAGCGGGGCGGCGGCCGCCAACCGCGACCTGACGTACATCGGCATCTCGGGCGATGGCGACTCGCTGTCGATCGGGCTCGGGCAGCTGTCGCACGCGATCCGCCGCAACGTGAACATGCTGTACGTGCTCGAGAACAACGGCGTCTATGGGCTCACGAAGGGGCAGTTCTCGGCCTCCGCGGACATCGGCTCGACGTCGAAGAAGGGCGAGGCCAACGAGCAGGCGCCCATCGACCCGGTGCTGCTGGCGCTCACGTTAGGCGCCACCTTCGTGGCGCGCTCGTTCTCGGGCGACAAGAAGCAGCTGGTGCCGATCCTCAAGGCGGGGATCGCCCACAAGGGGTTCGCCCTCGTCGACGTGATCTCGCCGTGCGTCTCGTTCAACGACCACGAGGGGTCGACCAAGAGCTACGCCTACACGCGCGAGCACGAGGTGGAGGTGGTGCACGCCGATTTCGTCCCCCTGCGGCGCGAGATCACGCTGCCCGACACCAGCGAGGAGGTGGCGGTGGTGCAGCTGCACGACGGGGGGAGCGTGCGGCTGCGGGCGACGGCGCCGGACCACGACCCGACCGACCGCGACTCGGCCTACGCGCACGTCCGCGCCTGCCAGGCGCGGAACGAGATCGCCACCGGGCTCCTGTTCGTCGATGAATCGGGGCGTGACATGCACGACATGTTGCGCACGGTACCGACCCCCCTGATCGACGTCCCGTTCGAGCGCCTGTGTCCCGGCAAGGCGGCGCTCGACGCGCTGATGGAGCGGTATCGGTAG
- a CDS encoding ATPase, with product MFDTIEQTLVALAAEDYIADAGLATSLFLSIRMGKALFLEGEPGVGKTEVAKVTARILAAPLIRLQCYEGLDVNHALYEWNYAKQLLEIQGKRGDAGSGHASAGVFTEEFLIRRPLLQAIDASHARSPVLLIDELDRADEEFESFLLELLSDFQVTIPEIGTLTAEHRPIVFITSNRTREVHDALKRRCVYHWIEYPSREVELEIVRRKVGRASAQLARQVVLFVQSLREEELFKRPGVAETLDWAEALTHLGARVLDEATVSASLGLLLKYQDDVETVRGPVLRRLIEHAASAADG from the coding sequence ATGTTCGACACCATCGAGCAGACCCTCGTGGCCCTTGCCGCCGAGGACTACATCGCGGACGCAGGGCTCGCGACGAGTCTCTTCCTGTCGATCCGCATGGGGAAGGCGCTCTTCCTCGAGGGAGAGCCGGGCGTGGGGAAGACCGAGGTCGCGAAAGTCACCGCCCGCATCCTTGCCGCTCCCCTGATCCGGCTGCAGTGCTACGAGGGGCTGGACGTGAACCACGCCCTCTACGAGTGGAACTACGCGAAGCAGCTGCTCGAGATCCAGGGGAAGCGTGGTGATGCGGGGAGCGGGCACGCGTCGGCGGGGGTCTTCACCGAGGAGTTCCTGATCCGCCGACCGCTGCTGCAGGCGATCGACGCAAGCCACGCGCGCTCGCCGGTCCTGCTGATCGATGAGCTCGACCGTGCCGACGAGGAGTTCGAGTCGTTCCTGCTCGAGCTGCTGTCCGACTTCCAGGTGACCATCCCCGAGATCGGGACGCTCACGGCCGAGCACCGCCCGATCGTCTTCATCACGTCCAACCGGACGCGCGAGGTGCACGACGCGCTGAAGCGGCGTTGCGTCTACCACTGGATCGAGTATCCCTCGCGGGAGGTGGAGCTCGAGATCGTGCGGCGCAAGGTTGGGCGGGCATCGGCGCAGCTTGCGCGCCAGGTGGTGCTCTTCGTGCAATCGCTGCGGGAGGAGGAGCTGTTCAAGCGCCCCGGGGTGGCGGAGACGCTGGATTGGGCGGAGGCGCTGACGCACCTGGGGGCCCGGGTGCTCGACGAGGCCACCGTCAGCGCATCGTTGGGGCTCCTGCTCAAGTACCAGGACGACGTGGAGACGGTGCGCGGCCCGGTGCTGCGCCGCCTCATCGAGCACGCGGCGAGCGCCGCCGACGGGTGA
- a CDS encoding carbon monoxide dehydrogenase — MIPAAFDYHAPSTLDEALQLLARHGDAAKLLAGGHSLIPAMRFRLAQPEVLIDLNKLDTLRYVREEGGALVIGAMTPEAWLEESAVVQQRFPLLADAVAVIADPLVRNRGTVGGNLAHADPANDQPAVMLAHGATIVAHGAHGRRTIAIDDFFVSLFESALQPGEIMVEIRVPAPAPSSGGAYVKMERKVGDYATSAVAVQLTMSGQTIASARVALTNVNPVPMRSAGAEAALVGKAATEEVFEAAGKAAAAECDPSSDLRGTAEFKRDITRVLAKRAIRRAVARAQGRS; from the coding sequence GTGATACCCGCCGCCTTCGACTACCATGCGCCGTCGACGCTGGATGAAGCGCTCCAGTTGCTGGCGCGACACGGCGATGCCGCCAAGCTCCTGGCCGGGGGGCATTCCCTCATCCCGGCGATGCGCTTCCGTCTGGCGCAACCCGAGGTGCTCATCGACCTCAACAAGCTCGACACCCTGCGCTACGTCCGCGAGGAGGGTGGGGCGCTCGTGATCGGGGCGATGACCCCGGAGGCGTGGCTCGAGGAGTCGGCCGTGGTGCAGCAGCGCTTTCCCCTGCTGGCCGATGCCGTCGCGGTGATCGCCGACCCGCTGGTGCGCAATCGCGGAACCGTCGGCGGGAACCTCGCGCACGCGGACCCGGCCAACGACCAGCCGGCGGTGATGCTGGCTCATGGCGCGACGATCGTGGCCCACGGTGCGCACGGACGCCGCACCATCGCGATCGACGACTTCTTCGTGAGCCTGTTCGAGAGCGCGCTCCAGCCGGGGGAGATCATGGTCGAGATCCGCGTCCCCGCGCCGGCCCCGTCGTCCGGGGGCGCGTACGTGAAGATGGAGCGCAAGGTGGGGGACTACGCCACCTCGGCGGTGGCGGTACAGCTGACGATGAGCGGCCAGACGATCGCCAGCGCGCGCGTGGCGCTCACGAACGTGAACCCGGTCCCGATGCGATCGGCGGGGGCGGAGGCGGCGCTCGTCGGGAAGGCGGCCACCGAGGAGGTGTTCGAGGCGGCGGGGAAGGCCGCCGCGGCCGAGTGCGACCCCTCGAGCGACCTGCGCGGCACGGCGGAGTTCAAGCGCGACATCACGCGCGTACTGGCCAAGCGCGCGATCCGGCGTGCGGTGGCGCGCGCCCAGGGGAGGAGCTGA
- a CDS encoding carbon monoxide dehydrogenase, protein MSTHKVTVDVNGTSHAGEVDARMLLVHFLREELRLTGTHIGCDTTSCGACTVILNGRAVKSCTVFAVQADGGAVETVEGLEQGGTLHPLQEGFWEKHGLQCGYCTPGMLMCAKYLLSKNPDPSEAEIRAGISGNLCRCTGYNNIVEAIRYAAEKMAATQEVAR, encoded by the coding sequence ATGAGCACGCACAAGGTCACGGTGGACGTGAACGGGACGTCGCACGCCGGGGAGGTGGATGCGCGCATGCTCCTGGTCCACTTCCTTCGCGAGGAATTGCGCCTGACGGGGACGCACATCGGCTGCGACACGACCAGTTGCGGCGCCTGCACCGTCATCCTCAACGGACGCGCGGTGAAGAGCTGCACCGTGTTCGCCGTGCAGGCCGACGGCGGCGCCGTGGAAACGGTGGAGGGGCTGGAGCAGGGCGGCACGCTCCATCCGCTCCAGGAAGGCTTCTGGGAGAAGCACGGGCTGCAGTGCGGCTACTGCACCCCGGGGATGCTGATGTGTGCGAAGTACCTGCTGTCGAAGAATCCCGATCCCAGCGAGGCGGAGATCCGCGCCGGCATCTCGGGCAACCTGTGCCGCTGCACCGGCTACAACAACATCGTCGAGGCGATTCGCTACGCGGCCGAGAAGATGGCTGCGACGCAGGAGGTGGCACGATGA
- a CDS encoding carbon-monoxide dehydrogenase large subunit, with protein MGHRMKRKEDPRFIRGKGNYVDDVKLPGMLHMDIVRSPYAHAKILKIDASEALKIPGVLAVITGEDLKKAGNLHWMPTLMSDTQMVLPIDKVVYQAQEVCAIIATDRYIAADAIEKVVVDYEPLPVVVDPFEALKDNVIVRDDKELKTNHIWHWEAGNREATDQVFKEAATVVEEKMHIPRIHVSSIETCGMVANYNTATQHMQIYMTSQAPHAHRTVFALVSGLPEHKIQIISPDIGGGFGGKVPVYPGYVVCAVASLVTGKPVKWVEDRSENLQADSFARDYHISCRLAADKDGRITGMQVKTLADHGAADAAANPSKFPAGLFSIATGSYDMKAAHIEVDAAYTNKPPGGVAYRCSFRVTEAVHMIERMTDVLAHQLGEDPADFRMKNFIKPEQFPYKSPTGWDYDSGNYHAALQKAMDVIGYRELRKEQAEKRARGELMGIGISSFTEVVGAGPSRDYDILGIKMFDSAEIRIHPTGKAIARFGTKSQGQGHETTYAQILAEELGLPAEDIQVEEGDTDTAPYGLGTYASRSTPTAGAAGAMAARKIRAKAKKIAAYLLEVNEEDLEWNVDRFQVKGAPGQAKTIQDIAFAAYTNHPPGMEAGLEATDYYDPPNLTFPFGSYICVVDIDKGTGEVKVRRFVAVDDCGNIINPMVVEGQIHGGLTMGLAPALYEEIVYDENGQNLSGTFSDYLLPTAMETPRWETDRTITPSPHHPIGAKGVGESPTVGAPPAIANAVVDALWHLGVRHIDIPITPQKVWRVLREKGIND; from the coding sequence ATGGGGCATCGCATGAAGCGGAAGGAGGATCCACGCTTCATCCGCGGCAAGGGCAACTACGTCGACGACGTGAAGCTTCCCGGCATGCTGCACATGGACATCGTGCGCTCGCCGTATGCGCACGCGAAGATCCTGAAGATCGACGCCAGCGAGGCGCTCAAGATCCCCGGTGTGCTGGCGGTGATTACCGGCGAGGACCTCAAGAAGGCGGGGAACCTGCACTGGATGCCGACGCTGATGTCGGACACGCAGATGGTGCTTCCCATCGACAAGGTGGTGTACCAGGCGCAGGAGGTGTGCGCGATCATCGCCACCGACCGCTACATCGCCGCCGATGCGATCGAGAAGGTCGTGGTGGACTACGAGCCGCTCCCGGTGGTGGTCGATCCCTTCGAGGCGTTGAAGGACAACGTCATCGTCCGCGACGACAAGGAGCTCAAGACGAACCACATCTGGCACTGGGAGGCCGGGAACCGGGAGGCCACCGACCAGGTGTTCAAGGAGGCGGCGACGGTGGTCGAGGAGAAGATGCACATCCCGCGCATCCATGTGTCCTCGATCGAGACGTGCGGCATGGTGGCGAACTACAACACCGCCACGCAGCACATGCAGATCTACATGACGTCGCAGGCGCCGCACGCGCACCGCACGGTCTTCGCGCTGGTGAGCGGGCTGCCGGAACACAAGATCCAGATCATCTCGCCGGACATCGGCGGCGGATTCGGCGGCAAGGTGCCCGTGTACCCGGGGTACGTCGTCTGCGCGGTGGCATCGCTGGTGACGGGGAAGCCGGTGAAGTGGGTCGAGGACCGGAGCGAGAACCTCCAGGCCGACTCGTTCGCCCGCGACTACCACATTTCGTGCCGGCTGGCCGCCGACAAGGATGGCAGGATCACCGGGATGCAGGTGAAGACGCTTGCCGACCACGGTGCCGCGGACGCCGCGGCGAACCCGTCGAAGTTCCCGGCCGGGCTCTTCTCGATCGCCACGGGGTCGTACGACATGAAGGCGGCGCACATCGAGGTCGACGCCGCCTATACCAACAAGCCTCCTGGCGGGGTGGCATACCGCTGCTCGTTCCGCGTCACGGAGGCGGTGCACATGATCGAGCGGATGACCGATGTCCTCGCGCACCAGCTGGGCGAGGACCCGGCCGACTTCCGCATGAAGAACTTCATCAAGCCGGAGCAGTTCCCCTACAAGTCGCCGACCGGCTGGGACTACGACAGCGGGAACTACCACGCCGCGCTGCAAAAGGCGATGGACGTGATCGGCTATCGCGAGCTGCGCAAGGAGCAGGCGGAGAAGCGCGCGCGCGGCGAGCTGATGGGGATCGGCATCTCGTCGTTCACGGAGGTGGTGGGCGCGGGTCCCTCGCGCGACTACGACATCCTGGGCATCAAGATGTTCGACTCGGCGGAGATCCGGATCCACCCGACGGGGAAGGCGATTGCCCGCTTCGGGACCAAGTCACAGGGGCAAGGGCACGAGACAACCTACGCGCAGATCCTCGCCGAGGAGCTCGGGTTGCCGGCGGAGGACATCCAGGTGGAGGAGGGGGATACCGACACGGCTCCCTACGGGCTGGGGACCTACGCCTCCCGCTCCACGCCGACGGCGGGTGCGGCAGGGGCCATGGCGGCGCGCAAGATCCGCGCGAAGGCGAAGAAGATCGCGGCGTACCTGCTCGAGGTGAACGAGGAGGACCTCGAGTGGAACGTGGACCGCTTCCAGGTGAAGGGGGCGCCCGGCCAGGCCAAGACGATCCAGGACATCGCGTTTGCGGCGTACACCAACCATCCGCCCGGCATGGAGGCGGGGCTCGAGGCCACGGACTACTACGATCCGCCGAACCTCACCTTCCCGTTCGGGTCGTACATCTGCGTGGTCGACATCGACAAGGGGACCGGTGAGGTGAAGGTGCGCCGCTTCGTCGCCGTGGACGACTGCGGCAACATCATCAATCCGATGGTGGTGGAAGGGCAGATCCACGGCGGGCTCACGATGGGGCTGGCGCCGGCGCTGTACGAGGAGATCGTGTACGACGAGAACGGACAGAACCTGTCCGGAACGTTCTCGGACTACCTCCTCCCCACGGCGATGGAGACGCCGAGGTGGGAGACGGACCGGACCATCACCCCGTCGCCGCACCACCCCATCGGGGCGAAGGGGGTAGGCGAGTCTCCCACGGTCGGTGCGCCGCCGGCGATCGCGAACGCGGTGGTCGACGCGCTCTGGCACCTGGGGGTCAGGCACATCGACATCCCGATCACGCCGCAGAAGGTGTGGCGGGTGCTGCGCGAGAAGGGGATCAACGACTAG